The sequence CCTTTTAAGCAAGCAGTCAGCAACGGCAAGAAAGAATTCAAAAGAATACTTTtacagagaggaaaaataagCCTCCAAAAGagggaaggcagccatctgcctcgaccagctGGCATCAGTATTGTAGTTGATTATGTTCCTTTCCCAAATATCAGCTAGATATTTCAGATGACTGTTTCTACACATTCCAAATAGACTAACTTTGGCTCAGAATTACTGCCGTTTTGAATGTAGAAAGGGTAATTTGTAATTTTGGTTTTGTTAATCTTTTGGAAATGAAAATAAGACTTctacaacaacataaacatgtaaattaaccaGCTTATCTgtcaattttgaaaaaaatatcctgTTTTGTATAtaaatctaaaaatgttctttgttcCTGTGGTTGTTGTTACGCCATGTGGCCAGCTCAGAAGTCCCTAACAGAACTATAGATCCTCCAAAGGAAGTGTACATCTAAATTTTTATAGCCATATCATTTGGTTGACCTAATATCTGGTTGATGTCTTTGTCTAAAGATGTGAGATGCAGCACTTTCTGGAGATACGCCTCATCATGGCCTCCTTCCAGAAGCACAGACTTCACTTTGTTCTGACCACTAGGTGGTTTGTCTTTCAGTTGATAAATCTGGTCCAGATTGTTGTCTGTGGGACATCTATTGATCAAGAATTAGATAGTAGAACTCACTATGATATTCAGGACATcagttgaaaacaaaaaagtaaagtttatttGTGTAGTAGCTAGCTTGACATTGAAACAGTTCTTTGCAGGGAACCCgtttaaataacagaaacactCACATAAAAAGTGGTCTAATTTCACctttgtgtagattctcagtcattcaggtcatggtaatcctagAAGCTTCCGTAGAATGCAACTGGACTTcccttttaggttcttgaagacttggctataaacatttgaaattctCCAACAGTGAGGCAGAAATGAAGATGCcacttggatgagaggtgaaacattttcaagaaccaaaaagagaagtccagtagCTTGATACTGAAGCTCCTagaatttcatgtttaaattgttGACAGATAGGAACGGCAGGAAAACCTTTCAAAGTCTGTTACATATTAGGGAATCCTATCAGTCACATGTGTAATAAAAGAGAATCTGTATGACAAAACAATTTCTTTATCGCTTTAACTTCCTGTATTATttacagtgagaaaaaacaattctgacaataaaatgTTACTTAATTGTTATACGTACAACAATACAAAGGGCATTTCCCGAGTCAATGAATGGAAATTACATATTGGGTCACACTACTTAATCACTTCAGTAAAACGGGTCATGACTTGACCACTCCTCGACCCATGATTGCTTTCTTTGTGTTCCTCTCTGGTCTCAGCAGGATTATGTAACATTTGGGTCCAAACAGTGCCACCAGGAGGCCAAAACTGGAGGCCAGGATGGCAAATACCTCTACTGCATCTGCATGTTTTCCTGGTGAGCTGATATAAGCAGGAACAAAGGCCACCCACACAGCACAGAAGATCAGCATGCTGAAAGTGATGAGTTTGGCCTCATTGAAGTTGTCTGGAAGATTCCTGGCCAGAAATGCTAACAGGAAGCTGAGGATGGCCAGTAATCCAATATAACCCAATAACACAGCAAAACCCACAGTGGAACCAACTACACACTCATAAACTATCTTGTCACTGTGATACTGACTGTTTTTGTGAGGCAGTGGCGATGCCGAGACAATCCACACAACACAGATGGCTGCCTGAATGCAGGTAAGAAGCAAAACtgttcctctctgctgcacagCACCAAACCACTTGAGACTAGCACCACCTCCTGGCTTGGAGGCCTTGAAAACAGCCAGAACCACCATGGTTTTCACCAGGATGCACGACACACAAAGCACAAAGCTGATCCCAAACGCTGCATGTCTCATTTGACATGTCCACAGTCTGGGTCGTCCAATGAACAGCAGCGAACACAGGAAGCATAGTTTAAGTGACAGCAATAGCTGGAAACTCAGTTCTGAGTTGTTGGCACGTACTATAGGTGTTTTGCGATAATAGATGAAGATTcccaaaacagcagcacagatcAATGTGCCCAGCAATGAGGTGGCTGTCAGGCAGATACCCAGAGGCTCATGGTAGGACAGGAACTCTGTCTTCTTAGGAACACAGTGGTCACGCTGGGGGCTGGACCAGAAGTCCTCTGGACAACTGGTGCACTCCATGgagtctgcaaaaaaaaagaggaagatagTGAGACACATTCTGTATACAGTACACtcaaagtcaaataaaaatactgaaacatgACCACCTACTTGTATTGTTGCTGATCTTTCCCTCAGAACAAGGGATGCAGTCAAAACAGCATTCAGGTTTCCCCTTCATTCTCACCATTCGTGTACCTGGAGGACAACTCTCACTGCACACTGATCGAGGTGGCTAAGGGGAGAAAACCTGTTATTTTACACTGAAGGGTGAAAGTCAAGAGTCTGAATGATCAGAGGCAACCTTTTTGGACTGAAAGCTCCAGAAGATTTTGTCTTCAAAAAGTGTGAGTTCTTCTCCTTTGGAGGCTGACCTCTTGACCTCACCCACATTCTGAACTTTAGTTCGTCCATCAGGGAGCCACAACCAGTTCATGATGTCATATATTGGCAGGGCATCACCATTCTCATCAAATGAGACTTGATCACCGAATGATGTGGTGAAGTTGAccatttccaaataataaacaaGCTATCAACATAAGGAACAGAGGGAAACCAAAGGggacacataaaaaataattctaCTCTCAGTACCCACAATTCCACACAATATTCAACAATCAAACCACATACTATACCAAAGAACATACGAAAACATAAATTTCCACATCAATAATAATACAGCAATTGCCCTTCCTAACATGATAATACTAATCCACCACTTTCACAAAGcaatggggattttttttttttaaagcacatagCAATTTCTTGGCACATTTTACAGTGAACGTTATAGCTTTGTATTTAAACTGACAGGCTAAATGCTACTTTGGAAGAAATGATAGGGCACCGGaatcaggtaaaaaaaaaaaaaaaaaaagcagagtgCAAACTGATATCACACCTGCCAGGGCTCCATTGTTTGTAAAGTGGTACAGCTGTTTCCACTGAAAGGCCCTCTCCCTGGTGTGCACTGCAGCATGTCATCAAGGGCGTATGCCAGAGCATACACAGCCTTGTACACATTGTACTCAGCCCTGAGGTTGGAAAGATCCAAGAACTCTGTCCCCTCACTCTCCAGATCTTCTTCTCCAGTGCATATTGCTCCCCCACTTTCCACCCAACctgctggaggtggagggaaTCTGCACTGAAATGTGTGTTCCCAAAACTGGTTAACCTGAAATATATGAAAAACTGCATGTTATAAATGACAGCTTCTTATTTTTCCTAATACCAGATTTGCAGGGTTAAACTCTCACCATGTTGTTCCCATAGCTGTTGCTGTGGTTGTGCAGATTGGGATGTATTTGTAACAGGAACTTCCTGAGTCCTGGGATCTCTCCTCGACGGATGGCGATGCCCAATGTGCCACCCAAGTACGGCATGAGCTGAGGGGTCTGGAGCACAGGAGCTGCTGTCCAGGCTTCACTGGCCATCCACTGCAGGCCTGTTACATTCTGCCTCACCACCTGTGCAACATATTGTGGCAAATACTTACATTGATTTCTTCCTACCGCTAAAGTTCTCCTCTGAATTATAATGTTCATATGGCTGATGTTTATTCATGCAATGCATGTTTTAGACAGTAAAGAGATACATAGCTTTAAAACTAGGGATCAGTACAATTACTCTGAGgattttcacatgaaaatcCTATTAGTGGATTGCTATTTGTTGAGATTACAGGCTTACATGTGTGACACTGTTAGATACATCTTTTGAtatgacaaataaaacacaaatttgtAGAAATATATGAAGTCATAATGAAATTATATTTCAAGACCAACCTCCTTCATGAGATTAATCATGTGACCTTCATGTGCAAACACAATGACTACATGAGCTGTGGATTTCTTCATCACATCCACAATCCTCCTCAGTTCAGCTGGGTCATTGCCCCAAGGCAAAACTTCTAAATAAGCCAGACACCCTTCACCAGACAGACTCAGGTCAGATTGGAAGGATCGGGCAGCATGGAGTCCATAATCATCACCACTGACCAGCAGACCTGCCCAAGTCCAGCCAAAGTGGTTTAGAATCTGAATCATAGCACGAACCTGAATGAATACAGATTGAAGAGATGAACGTGCAGATTAGAATCATTTTTCAGTGGGAAATGTGGTTAACAGGTTCTACAGCCATGTTTAATCATTGCTTTTCCGTGCGTTTTCTAAGCTCATGCaatgaaaagaaaagtgaaTGTAACTGGTGTTATACAAATTCTAAtttgaaacaggaaaaatgtttctttttgcatcttAACTTTACTGACATATTTTTACCTGAAAAGCATCACTTGGGATTGTCCTAAAGAAGGACGGAAACTTTTGCCGGTTGCTCAGGCAGGAACATGTGGAAAAATAGCTCACCTGTGAAAGACACAGACTACATACCCTAAAACATTCCAAGTCTTTGCTGTTGCTTCCAGCTTTGTTAGAGTTGACTGCTTTGTGTCTACAGTTTAcattaatatgtaaataaatcagattGATCCAAGTCAACTATAAGGAAGAAAACTTACCATAGGTACTCTGTACAAACCTAAGACAGCAGAGATGGCAATAGAACGTGTAGAGGAAGAATCACCCACAATTCCTAGTACTGGAGGGCTTCCTGCACACGTCTCATCTAAAATAATTTGCTCTTCTTGACCACTGGCTAATGTTAATGCTCCTCGAAATCCAACTCCAAGTTTGTTACAGTTATCATACAGACTGTATCCCAGAGTCACATTATGTAGCAGGTTGGTGTTTCTGTTGATCTCCTCAATAGCAAAGGCCATGGTCTGGGCCTGCCTAAACCCTATAACATCAAAACtaatgcaaaaaatacaacatgacACATGCAAATAGTCAGAAATTGCAAAATTAAAATTGTGTAAAGCATAGAACCAGCTGAACAGCAACAATCAAGGTCAAatccaacagaaaaaaatcaagacgACTGAGcataaatgctgaaaattgcataaatgacaaaagtgtcATTATCAAATATACATTCTAGTATTTGAATTGGCGCTAACTTTCCAGTTTCTAGTCTTTGCTGTTTCCTCAACAGACTCACCCATGGCAGGTAGGCTGTTGTGGCTCTGAGGTAAAGGACTGGTCAGGAAAGGCAGAGAAAAAGTGGATTTCAAACAGTCCACCAAGAACTACATCTCCAGCCTTGTGCATCCCATTCAAATCAAACCGCCCCTGTAACCGACAGGAGGACGATGTAGTAGAAGAAAAGCAGGAATACAACAACATTAGCAAATGCAAGCTGGTGTGGAAAAACGGCCACATGACTTTACTTGAGTGAACCCAGTCATTACATTTCTTGCTTTGTCACCCTCTTTTATTCACTAGCATTATTGTTTAATCTCTCACGCCACCCACCAGGGCAGCAGAGGAAGTAGGGGCAGGGCCTAAAATAGGCTTCATTTGAGACTGGCGTTGTATTAAGGAAGAATTAAAGTAAATAACATCTCACCAAGGCAATGGCAGCAACTTTTAATTGTTGTATGAGACAAATTTTCTTCCAAATAGCTCTGTAGTTTAAAActtcaacaaacacaaatgtgtatgtatatgtgtgcaaCAGAAGGGCCAAttcatattaaatatatttccaAATGTGTGTGTAGAATGTGCGTTCAATTAAACCACCGTCAGATCACCAAATCCACAGTGAGTATGTGGAGTTCACCATCACAGATTTCCAGGGTTAAATTAAATGTCCACTAGATGGTAGCAGCTTCTAAAGACTGCTGGTGATTGCACTATTTGTTTGATTGATAATCTGATGTATCTTCCTCACATCCATATGTAACCAAGTTAGGACTGGTGAGGGTCTTCTAGTTTCTTCAACACGGAACCGAAAATGCCACCTAGGGAATTTCACCCTAAGAATGTTCACAATCCTGCCTCTCAACAGAGGGTTTCCCCTACTAAACACAGGTACGTGAACAAATGAATACAGAGGCGCGTACAgagaaacaaatacaattttttattctggtacaaaaatatgttcagcacacaacacacactaatgGTAATATAAATGCAGTTACTAAAACTGGAAGTCACACAGGCCCTATGCAGCCATGGAGGGAAGAAACCTGACTACTGAGCCAGAGAACCAGCCACGACAACCTGAGGATAAACAACACATACGGggagaaaatgaaactaaaactcGAACCAAGCAAACTGAAAGAGAACTAGGCAAAACGactacaaactaaaaaaaacaaaaaacaaacgacATAAACACGCGGAAAGACAAGGCAACAAAGGCAAAActgtaatgaaacaaagaaatgtttaaccacAATCAAGCAACACAACCATAACAATaagcataaacaaacattttggttacCTCGGCTGTCCGACCCTACACGCGCATGACGCCGCCGATAAGCGGGACACCGTCAACAGACTCTGCACTGCAGCCACAGAACACTGgtcttaaaagaagaaacaatattaatacaaaatctaAAGCTTACCAGTGTTTCGCGTGCTGCACAGCGCATACCTGTCCAAGAGTATTCAGGAGTATGCTGGACCTGTCCGTCAATCAATTTGAACCCCCTGCTGCAATGGCCAAATCAATCATTAGTTCCCCCACAGCTGTANNNNNNNNNNNNNNNNNNNNNNNNNNNNNNNNNNNNNNNNNNNNNNNNNNNNNNNNNNNNNNNNNNNNNNNNNNNNNNNNNNNNNNNNNNNNNNNNNNNNAATAAGACTTctacaacaacataaacatgtaaattaaccaGCTTATCTgtcaattttgaaaaaaatatcctgTTTTGTATAtaaatctaaaaatgttctttgttcCTGTGGTTGTTGTTACGCCATGTGGCCAGCTCAGAAGTCCCTAACAGAACTATAGATCCTCCAAAGGAAGTGTACATCTAAATTTTTATAGCCATATCATTTGGTTGACCTAATATCTGGTTGATGTCTTTGTCTAAAGATGTGAGATGCAGCACTTTCTGGAGATACGCCTCATCATGGCCTCCTTCCAGAAGCACAGACTTCACTTTGTTCTGACCACTAGGTGGTTTGTCTTTCAGTTGATAAATCTGGTCCAGATTGTTGTCTGTGGGACATCTATTGATCAAGAATTAGATAGTAGAACTCACTATGATATTCAGGACATcagttgaaaacaaaaaagtaaagtttatttGTGTAGTAGCTAGCTTGACATTGAAACAGTTCTTTGCAGGGAACCCgtttaaataacagaaacactCACATAAAAAGTGGTCTAATTTCACctttgtgtagattctcagtcattcaggtcatggtaatcctagAAGCTTCCGTAGAATGCAACTGGACTTcccttttaggttcttgaagacttggctataaacatttgaaattctCCAACAGTGAGGCAGAAATGAAGATGCcacttggatgagaggtgaaacattttcaagaaccaaaaagagaagtccagtagCTTGATACTGAAGCTCCTagaatttcatgtttaaattgttGACAGATAGGAACGGCAGGAAAACCTTTCAAAGTCTGTTACATATTAGGGAATCCTATCAGTCACATGTGTAATAAAAGAGAATCTGTATGACAAAACAATTTCTTTATCGCTTTAACTTCCTGTATTATttacagtgagaaaaaacaattctgacaataaaatgTTACTTAATTGTTATACGTACAACAATACAAAGGGCATTTCCCGAGTCAATGAATGGAAATTACATATTGGGTCACACTACTTAATCACTTCAGTAAAACGGGTCATGACTTGACCACTCCTCGACCCATGATTGCTTTCTTTGTGTTCCTCTCTGGTCTCAGCAGGATTATGTAACATTTGGGTCCAAACAGTGCCACCAGGAGGCCAAAACTGGAGGCCAGGATGGCAAATACCTCTACTGCATCTGCATGTTTTCCTGGTGAGCTGATATAAGCAGGAACAAAGGCCACCCACACAGCACAGAAGATCAGCATGCTGAAAGTGATGAGTTTGGCCTCATTGAAGTTGTCTGGAAGATTCCTGGCCAGAAATGCTAACAGGAAGCTGAGGATGGCCAGTAATCCAATATAACCCAATAACACAGCAAAACCCACAGTGGAACCAACTACACACTCATAAACTATCTTGTCACTGTGATACTGACTGTTTTTGTGAGGCAGTGGCGATGCCGAGACAATCCACACAACACAGATGGCTGCCTGAATGCAGGTAAGAAGCAAAACtgttcctctctgctgcacagCACCAAACCACTTGAGACTAGCACCACCTCCTGGCTTGGAGGCCTTGAAAACAGCCAGAACCACCATGGTTTTCACCAGGATGCACGACACACAAAGCACAAAGCTGATCCCAAACGCTGCATGTCTCATTTGACATGTCCACAGTCTGGGTCGTCCAATGAACAGCAGCGAACACAGGAAGCATAGTTTAAGTGACAGCAATAGCTGGAAACTCAGTTCTGAGTTGTTGGCACGTACTATAGGTGTTTTGCGATAATAGATGAAGATTcccaaaacagcagcacagatcAATGTGCCCAGCAATGAGGTGGCTGTCAGGCAGATACCCAGAGGCTCATGGTAGGACAGGAACTCTGTCTTCTTAGGAACACAGTGGTCACGCTGGGGGCTGGACCAGAAGTCCTCTGGACAACTGGTGCACTCCATGgagtctgcaaaaaaaaagaggaagatagTGAGACACATTCTGTATACAGTACACtcaaagtcaaataaaaatactgaaacatgACCACCTACTTGTATTGTTGCTGATCTTTCCCTCAGAACAAGGGATGCAGTCAAAACAGCATTCAGGTTTCCCCTTCATTCTCACCATTCGTGTACCTGGAGGACAACTCTCACTGCACACTGATCGAGGTGGCTAAGGGGAGAAAACCTGTTATTTTACACTGAAGGGTGAAAGTCAAGAGTCTGAATGATCAGAGGCAACCTTTTTGGACTGAAAGCTCCAGAAGATTTTGTCTTCAAAAAGTGTGAGTTCTTCTCCTTTGGAGGCTGACCTCTTGACCTCACCC comes from Amphiprion ocellaris isolate individual 3 ecotype Okinawa chromosome 7, ASM2253959v1, whole genome shotgun sequence and encodes:
- the LOC129349226 gene encoding extracellular calcium-sensing receptor-like, producing the protein MAFAIEEINRNTNLLHNVTLGYSLYDNCNKLGVGFRGALTLASGQEEQIILDETCAGSPPVLGIVGDSSSTRSIAISAVLGLYRVPMVSYFSTCSCLSNRQKFPSFFRTIPSDAFQVRAMIQILNHFGWTWAGLLVSGDDYGLHAARSFQSDLSLSGEGCLAYLEVLPWGNDPAELRRIVDVMKKSTAHVVIVFAHEGHMINLMKEVVRQNVTGLQWMASEAWTAAPVLQTPQLMPYLGGTLGIAIRRGEIPGLRKFLLQIHPNLHNHSNSYGNNMVNQFWEHTFQCRFPPPPAGWVESGGAICTGEEDLESEGTEFLDLSNLRAEYNVYKAVYALAYALDDMLQCTPGRGPFSGNSCTTLQTMEPWQLVYYLEMVNFTTSFGDQVSFDENGDALPIYDIMNWLWLPDGRTKVQNVGEVKRSASKGEELTLFEDKIFWSFQSKKPPRSVCSESCPPGTRMVRMKGKPECCFDCIPCSEGKISNNTNSMECTSCPEDFWSSPQRDHCVPKKTEFLSYHEPLGICLTATSLLGTLICAAVLGIFIYYRKTPIVRANNSELSFQLLLSLKLCFLCSLLFIGRPRLWTCQMRHAAFGISFVLCVSCILVKTMVVLAVFKASKPGGGASLKWFGAVQQRGTVLLLTCIQAAICVVWIVSASPLPHKNSQYHSDKIVYECVVGSTVGFAVLLGYIGLLAILSFLLAFLARNLPDNFNEAKLITFSMLIFCAVWVAFVPAYISSPGKHADAVEVFAILASSFGLLVALFGPKCYIILLRPERNTKKAIMGRGVVKS